The following proteins are encoded in a genomic region of Necator americanus strain Aroian chromosome II, whole genome shotgun sequence:
- a CDS encoding hypothetical protein (NECATOR_CHRII.G6611.T1), whose protein sequence is MGDYGEGGPVCKYLLTSSEKVVPFDVQVIDQFTGAAVIRVKDATILDCRKSEYELQVVAVRCEDDSIRSEPVALKVSVKDTNNHSPELDSPWYTFTVDEGKTYDEIATLKATDSDCGNPYGQICDFELANSLNDFPFAINNQGVLRNTKPLNYSAAKSYILTVVAIDCGMRRSKSALVTVNVKERCAQGHTGLSDRLTYIAGSGPKLILPDVRIRVCEQEAACVVKNVRSTVSLQAGHVTKGCTRDTIFSNETIQSCGLSSATVPLLPARSMFAGEEDTEVAFDGVSNAVIIPSGRVPEIIPDKFSLSFSMKHTRGTKDDQKNKKNILCESDEEGMNRHHFSVYVRHCKLEVVLRREAGSKAEFRAAEWRWAIPQVCDDEWHSYTLFFNGVDDVSLMIDGVSFKADERNPEILDDWPLHQTQTMKTRLVVGACWHGRHQAMAQFFKGSLSSVYLLSGETESQSAIECAHRCPEQLQFTGIDEIVEGQSVTFSPDQSTITLNSSTIPEIDMMLRRISYVNTQEKPVLGHRRWTLTSIVNCKGGKQLMLPISKGYLFVEREADPVLFLSGSVSLDIDQHSVKVGTAMISDIQITVSQPESDGKMKDVTSSHVLNYCKVHLKPSRDMDLEYFSSPASLIAALQIDFEHDKEIRDVSVSQGFSDLTVLHGHFVNSV, encoded by the exons atgggagactacggagagggag GCCCAGTCTGCAAATATCTTCTAACTTCTTCGGAAAAGGTTGTTCCATTCGACGTGCAAGTCATCGACCAGTTCACAGGAGCTGCCGTCATTAGAGTCAAG GATGCTACTATCCTTGACTGCCGAAAAAGTGAGTACGAGCTGCAGGTGGTGGCAGTGCGATGTGAAGACGACAGCATTCGAAGTGAACC AGTCGCTCTCAAAGTCTCAGTGAAGGACACAAACAATCACTCGCCCGAGCTTGACAGTCCGTGGTACACATTCACTGTGGACGAAG GCAAGACTTACGATGAAATCGCCACTCTGAAGGCTACCGACAGTGACTGCGGCAATCCATATGGGCAAATCTGTGATTTTGAGCTCGCTAATAGCCTCAACGACTTCCCATTTGCTATCAACAATCAA GGAGTTCTCCGAAATACGAAGCCATTGAACTACTCTGCAGCGAAGTCATACATCCTCACTGTTGTTGCAATTGATTGTGGGATGAGAAGGAGTAAAAGTGCTTTGGTCACGGTCAACGTAAAGGAAAGGTGCGCACAAGGGCATACAGGGCTGTCTGACAG GCTTACATACATCGCCGGAAGTGGGCCGAAATTGATTTTACCAGATGTTCGAATCCGCGTCTGCGAACAG GAAGCAGCTTGTGTTGTGAAGAATGTTCGCAGCACTGTGAGTTTGCAAGCGGGACATGTAACAAAGGGATGCACAAGGGACACTATCTTCTCCAACGAGACCATCCAAAG CTGTGGTCTCTCGTCAGCAACAGTTCCTCTTCTTCCTGCAAGGTCAATGTTCGCTGGCGAAGAAGATACAGAAGTTGCGTTTGACGGCGTAAGTAATGCGGTCATCATCCCCTCAGGACGTGTTCCAG AGATCATCCCAGACAAATTCTCTTTGTCGTTTTCAATGAAGCACACACGTGGCACGAAAGATGAccagaagaataagaagaacatCCTCTGCGAGTCCGACGAAGAAG GAATGAATCGCCACCACTTCTCCGTCTACGTCCGTCACTGCAAACTCGAGGTGGTCCTGAGGAGAGAAGCTGGCAGCAAAGCCGAATTCCGCGCAGCTGAATGGAGATGGGCTATCCCACAG GTGTGCGATGATGAATGGCACTCATATACCCTCTTCTTCAATGGAGTCGATGACGTCAGCTTGATGATCGATGGCGTATCCTTCAAAGCTGACGAGAGAAACCCAGAAATTCTGGACGATTGGCCGCTACACCAAACTCAAACTATG AAGACGAGACTCGTTGTTGGAGCATGTTGGCACGGTCGACACCAAGCAATGGCACAATTCTTCAAAG gATCACTCTCCAGCGTTTATCTTCTCAGCGGGGAAACAGAAAGTCAGAGCGCTATTGAATGCGCCCATCGCTGCCCTGAACAGCTGCAATTCACGGGGATAGATGAAATAGTAGAAGGGCAG AGTGTGACGTTCAGTCCTGACCAGTCAACTATTACTCTAAACTCGTCGACGATCCCGGAAATCGACATGATGCTTCGGAGG atCTCATATGTGAACACGCAGGAGAAACCCGTACTAGGACACCGACGCTGGACTCTCACTTCAATCGTGAATTGCAAGGGAGGAAAACAG CTTATGCTGCCTATCTCGAAGGGTTACCTGTTTGTGGAACGGGAAGCTGACCCTGTTCTTTTCCTCTCTGGCTCTGTAAGTCTGGATATCGACCAACACTCTGTTAAAGTCGGCACTGCAATGATCTCCGACATCCAAATCACCGTCAGTCAACCTGAAAGCG ATGGTAAAATGAAGGATGTGACCTCATCGCATGTGCTAAACTACTGCAAAGTGCATCTGAAGCCGTCGAGAGACATGGATTTGGAGTACTTTTCTTCGCCTGCCTCACTGATCGCTGCTCTCCAAATCGACTTCGAACATGATAAAGAA attcgtgatgtTTCGGTTTCGCAAGGTTTTAGCGATCTCACAGTGCTACATGGGCATTTCGTGAATTCTGTATGA
- a CDS encoding hypothetical protein (NECATOR_CHRII.G6612.T1), whose translation MAKASHTLQKGAVVQHTIKARNLKVQLPEESIESLATAIRFVTLNCRTLSSELQQAALSRLLRYLCVPFAALQETRMRDRPVISIENYTIYCGDADENKVGGCAIAVMNDYKNLVEEFGSTSSRCAFLRLRDRGGRKLWIVSAHAPTETAEDNSKDAFYDELNALMSKIASQQVVIVRIDANAKMGLEQ comes from the coding sequence atggcgaaagcttcccatacattgcaaaaaggtgctgtcgtccagcacaccatCAAAGCCCGTAACCTGAAAGTTCAACTGCCTGAAGAGAGCatagaatctttggcaacagccattcgtttcgtcacgctgaactgccgaacactatcgagtgaacttcaacaagccgctctatccagacttctgcgatatctctgtgtgccttttgctgcactgcaggaaacacgcatgagagatcggcccgtaatcagcatcgaaaattacaccatatactgcggcgatgctgatgagaacaaggtaggtggctgcgcaatagctgtgatgaacgattacaagaacctggtggaggaatttggctcaacgtcgtctagatgcgcctttttacgactgcgggatcgcggaggacgtaaactctggatcgtaagtgctcacgcacctacggaaaccgctgaggacaacagtaaggacgccttctatgatgaactcaatgcgttgatgtctaaaatagcaagccagcaggtggtcattgtccgaatcgacgcaaatgcgaagatgggactcgaacagtaa
- a CDS encoding hypothetical protein (NECATOR_CHRII.G6613.T1): MRTLKLQLDYVLARNIPQSDIRKSRAVWEVAFDSDHRPALLSFKIRFHKSNRGVPLQPNVDMAGLKDDECRTKFRQRVSIHVGVRTRKKLSNADSFTKCIKDAARETLPVLLPRKKFAFASAEAKSTYNSVCVARSAGDFNQEKRIKRKLRRQLQQDRDNEWMSRAMEFEKAWEDRNPRKAYALLKQYSGKMKKCSPVLNTANGVAVGEATLPIWKEHFMTLLNRLAPSAPELEHVHRPTYAVDEEPPTVSEVLVCIQKMKNGKSGGDDGISAEMLKHLPPSGIREMTKIIRSI, translated from the coding sequence atgaggactcttaaacttcagctcgactacgttctggcgaggaacattcctcagtcagatatccgaaaatctagagctgtttgggaagtcgcgttcgactctgaccaccgtccagctcttctcagcttcaagatacggttccacaagagcaaccgaggagttcctcttcaaccgaatgtcgacatggcaggtctgaaagacgatgaatgcagaacaaaattccgccaacgtgtgtctattcatgttggagtacggaccaggaagaagcttagcaatgcggattccttcacaaagtgcatcaaggacgctgcaagggaaacgctcccggttctattgccgcggaagaagtttgcctttgcatctgcggaagcaaaatccacgtacaattctgtatgtgtcgcgcgcagcgctggtgacttcaaccaggaaaagcgtattaaaaggaagctgcgtcgtcaactgcaacaagaccgcgataacgagtggatgtccagagcgatggagtttgagaaggcatgggaggacaggaacccgcggaaagcctatgctctactaaaacagtatagcggcaaaatgaaaaaatgttcccctgtcctcaacactgccaatggggtagctgtcggtgaagcaacccttccaatttggaaggaacacttcatgaccttgctgaaccggctagcaccgtcagcccctgaactcgaacacgttcatagaccgacatacgcGGTtgacgaggagccaccgaccgtgtcggaggtcctggtctgtattcagaaaatgaagaatggaaaatctggcggagacgacgggattagcgcagaaatgctaaaacatcttcctccgtctgggattcgtgagatgacaaagatcatccgttcaatatag
- a CDS encoding hypothetical protein (NECATOR_CHRII.G6614.T1), with protein MYKVLERIILDRLIKHREETKRDEQAGFRPGRSTIDQVFVVRRVIEIWQRYSKPMQLAFLDFEAIFGFPHRARLLNALSADGVPGKFIHLPDYMDQRTTAAVRKPAGCTTPFEVVTGVRQGAVAGPFLFDFAIDDIMRRTVDQCPADIVLAPSGCSLTDLEYADDVVIFAESSTKLQHVVNLISKLAAAYALINASRCGSLRDHERESGWTDNR; from the coding sequence atgtacaaggtattggaacgcattatcctggaccgactcattaaacatcgcgaagaaacaaagcgcgacgagcaagctggctttcgtcctggccgatctacgattgaccaggtattcgtcgtcaggagagtgatcgaaatctggcagcggtattcgaagccaatgcaactagcgtttctggactttgaagccatTTTCGGCTTTCCCCATCGAGCCCgccttctcaacgcgctcagCGCTGACGgggtaccaggaaagttcatTCACTTGCCTGATTACATGGATCAACGAACGACCGCTGCAGTTCGAaaaccagccggatgtacaacaccgtttgaagtggtaactggagtaagacaaggggcggtggcaggacccttcctgttcgacttcgccatcgacgacattatgcgaagaacagtcgaccagtgtcctgccgacattgtcttagcaccatcagggtgctccttgactgacctcgagtacgccgacgatgttgttatattcgcggaaagcagcacgaaacttcaacatgttgtcaaccttatatcgaagctggctgcagcctacgctctgataaatgcaagcagatgtggatctcttcgagaccacgaacgggaatcagggtggacggacaaccgatag
- a CDS encoding hypothetical protein (NECATOR_CHRII.G6615.T1), whose translation MIRGKHQHLASPSEVAKVNRLRSFGHILRRPADRPVQRTEAVKKDLRTLGVDRQFRRDVRFRRIWNIDEWIDSVQAFAEDREGWAELCSRTAHLGEDAGNRVRR comes from the exons atgataCGTGGAAAACACCAACATCTTGCATCGCCATCggaagtggctaaagtaaatcgtcttcgctcctttggtcatatattaaggagaccggcagatcgccctgttcaacga actgaggcggtgaaaaaggacctgaggacactcggcgtggataggcagttcaggcgagacgtacggtttcgcagaatatggaatatcgacgaatggattgattctgtgcaagctttcgcagaagatcgagaaggttgggcagagctgtgttcaaggacggcacacctcggcgaagatgcgggtaatcgcgtcaggcgatga
- a CDS encoding hypothetical protein (NECATOR_CHRII.G6616.T2), with the protein MMRVVLLFSFYIAAFLAKHHKRRAPIIDLHGADQLVANIREDENVLSTVPDLSIVAETDSLFHPYVAFRLRCSRCDNATRPQGKFEELAE; encoded by the exons ATGATGcgtgttgtgttgttgttctCGTTTTACATTGCTGCTTTCCTGGCAAAGCACCACAAACGTCGAG CTCCGATTATTGACTTGCACGGCGCTGATCAGCTGGTGGCGAATATACGCGAAGATGAGAACGTTCTCAGTACAGTGCCGGATCTTTCGATTGTGGCGGAGACAG ACAGCTTGTTCCATCCCTACGTAGCCTTCCGATTGCGGTGTTCGCGTTGCGACAACGCGACGAGACCGCagggaaaatttgaagagttGGCAGAATGA
- a CDS encoding hypothetical protein (NECATOR_CHRII.G6616.T1): protein MMRVVLLFSFYIAAFLAKHHKRRAPIIDLHGADQLVANIREDENVLSTVPDLSIVAETDKYSLYCPSYRFNGVRAFLTQTACSIPT from the exons ATGATGcgtgttgtgttgttgttctCGTTTTACATTGCTGCTTTCCTGGCAAAGCACCACAAACGTCGAG CTCCGATTATTGACTTGCACGGCGCTGATCAGCTGGTGGCGAATATACGCGAAGATGAGAACGTTCTCAGTACAGTGCCGGATCTTTCGATTGTGGCGGAGACAG ACAAATACTCTCTTTACTGTCCTTCGTATCGTTTTAACGGGGTACGAGCGTTTCTTACTCAGACAGCTTGTTCCATCCCTACGTAG
- a CDS encoding hypothetical protein (NECATOR_CHRII.G6617.T1), with protein sequence MPVSIDKQFKRDVKSQKICGSEDNEWKELSLKLLFLCSPYNDLRRPADATSQGISGANLSMKRLDAYGSFETSTVEELWNLVASKLAATTRDMCLIGVTRILLITPMKICILKSHQRTEGSEAGLRASETVGASPKAPESRALALE encoded by the exons ATGCCAGTCAGCATCGACAAGCAGTTCAAGCGAGACGTCAAGTCTCAGAAGATATGCGGCTCAGAAGATAATGAATGGAAAGAACTTTCTCTGAAG cttttatttctatgcagcccatacaatgacctgcgtaGACCTGCCGATGCAACAAGCCAAGGCATATCTGGCGCCAATTTATCAATGAAACGTTTGGATGCCTACGGCAGTTTCGAAACCTCAACCGTAGAGGAGCTATGGAACCTCGTAGCATCGAAGCTAGCAGCCACAACTAGAG ATATGTGCTTAATCGGAGTGACGCGAATATTGTTAATCACACCGATGAAGATTTGCATTCTTAAATCACATCAG AGAACAGAAGGAAGTGAGGCTGGTTTAAGGGCATCGGAAACTGTTGGGGCGAGTCCAAAAGCACCAGAAAGTCGTGCTCTTGCTTtggagtaa
- a CDS encoding hypothetical protein (NECATOR_CHRII.G6618.T1), with the protein MYSSVMSLDSQDKVFLGATLATAVVGAALVVTGFVLRFGRGFGTFVAYARKDNDFLELRRLDMIFGLFTAAACILILMFFVAAYATIRRNKFLLRAYCAVIAMMVIIQLVSGLLAFTYSDQINQLASDDILYESLNKTASRPSYYSSDLVKTSQDILVSNDLFVVQSFNSSFPTESRDLPIMQKYASPPPSDGETQFWIHTQNTGCEKQIHSRISTDSQYLGAASMGVVLVEIIASFLAGYRAYNFAHPDDDQ; encoded by the exons ATGTACTCGTCA GTCATGTCTTTGGATTCTCAGGACAAAGTATTTCTAGGCGCGACGCTCGCTACAGCG GTAGTAGGGGCTGCACTTGTCGTTACTGGCTTCGTCCTTCGATTCGGTCGCGGTTTTGGAACTTTTGTCGCGTATGCCCGCAAG GACAACGATTTCTTGGAGCTGCGCCGTCTCGACATGATATTTGGTTTGTTCACAGCCGCTGCATGTATCTTGATATTAATGTTCTTCGTTGCTGCTTATGCCACTATTCGAAGAAACAAATTCCTATTACGAGCG TACTGCGCAGTGATTGCGATGATGGTGATCATTCAGCTTGTTTCCGGCCTTCTCGCTTTCACCTACTCCGATCAAATAAATCAACTCGCCTCCGATGATATTCTCTACGAATCTCTGAACAAAACTGCGTCACG GCCCAGCTATTATTCCTCAGACTTAGTCAAGACTAGCCAGGATATCCTTGTATCTAATGATCTCTTTGTTGTTCAAAGCTTCAACAGCAGCTTCCCGACCGAGTCGCGGGACTTGCCGATTATGCAGAa GTACGCCTCGCCGCCACCGTCAGATGGGGAAACTCAGTTTTGGATCCATACTCAAAATACT GGATGTGAAAAACAGATTCACTCACGAATTTCCACGGACTCACAGTACTTGGGAGCAGCGTCGATGGGTGTGGTCCTTGTTGAG ATTATCGCAAGCTTTCTGGCAGGATATCGAGCGTACAACTTTGCACATCCGGACGATGACCAATAG
- a CDS encoding hypothetical protein (NECATOR_CHRII.G6618.T2) produces the protein MSLDSQDKVFLGATLATAVVGAALVVTGFVLRFGRGFGTFVAYARKDNDFLELRRLDMIFGLFTAAACILILMFFVAAYATIRRNKFLLRAYCAVIAMMVIIQLVSGLLAFTYSDQINQLASDDILYESLNKTASRPSYYSSDLVKTSQDILVSNDLFVVQSFNSSFPTESRDLPIMQK, from the exons ATGTCTTTGGATTCTCAGGACAAAGTATTTCTAGGCGCGACGCTCGCTACAGCG GTAGTAGGGGCTGCACTTGTCGTTACTGGCTTCGTCCTTCGATTCGGTCGCGGTTTTGGAACTTTTGTCGCGTATGCCCGCAAG GACAACGATTTCTTGGAGCTGCGCCGTCTCGACATGATATTTGGTTTGTTCACAGCCGCTGCATGTATCTTGATATTAATGTTCTTCGTTGCTGCTTATGCCACTATTCGAAGAAACAAATTCCTATTACGAGCG TACTGCGCAGTGATTGCGATGATGGTGATCATTCAGCTTGTTTCCGGCCTTCTCGCTTTCACCTACTCCGATCAAATAAATCAACTCGCCTCCGATGATATTCTCTACGAATCTCTGAACAAAACTGCGTCACG GCCCAGCTATTATTCCTCAGACTTAGTCAAGACTAGCCAGGATATCCTTGTATCTAATGATCTCTTTGTTGTTCAAAGCTTCAACAGCAGCTTCCCGACCGAGTCGCGGGACTTGCCGATTATGCAGAagtga
- a CDS encoding hypothetical protein (NECATOR_CHRII.G6619.T1), translating to MCGGRSFMQSLPALYGVLLERADTVTKGIQKQQSWSLLFADDIMLASDYRDDLQKQVQSWKLQQHGLRLNVSKTEYMECGVYLGSTVTAKSDIDQEGRARVNVVWMKWKVTTGVLCEKSLSTEVEDLQDCCASCCPLRMRVLAGAKTLERVLHAMEMRMLGWTIGVALKIKISNDTVCSVFSVVLITEKVKTTRLRWFGHLLRREENSVVKTALMRDVSCVRPRGRLRIHWLDRVELDIIDAHG from the exons atgtgcggtgggcGAAGCTTTATGcaaagcctaccagcgttgtacggtGTGCTGCTGGAACGAGCAG ACACGGTAACGAAgggaatccagaagcagcaatCGTGGTccctactctttgccgacgatatCATGCTTGCGTCGGACtatcgagatgatcttcagaaacaagtacagtcttggaagctgcagcaacatggattgcgcctcaatgtatcaaaaactgagtacatggagtgcggagtg taccttggatccacaGTGACTGCCAAaagcgacattgatcaagaaggtcgagcacgtgttaatgtggtatggatgaaatggaaagtgACAACAGGCGTACTGTGCGAAAAGTCCCTGTCCAccgaagtcgaagatctacaggactgttgtgcgtcctgttgccctttacggatgcgagtgctggccggcGCGAAAACGTTGGAAAGAgtgttgcacgctatggagatgcggatgttggggtggacgataggtgtagcgctaaaaatcaaaatatccaacgacactgtatGCTCCGTTTTCAGCGTCGTCCTAATAACTGAAAAGGTGAAGACGACGCGACTGAGGTGGTTTGGTCACctcttgcggcgagaggaaaattctgttgtCAAAACCGCTCTGATGCGAGATGTTTCATGCGTGAGACCGCGCGGCAGACTAAGGATTCACTGGTTGGACCGTGTGGAGCTGGATATAATAGATGCGCACGGCTGA
- a CDS encoding hypothetical protein (NECATOR_CHRII.G6620.T1): MLRRRDCRLLQDSKVIPTDNVAAQHHLLIMDLKTSRPRKRHPRTETQRIKWWDVKDRKAAIREKEPKYKLRWRTRQPEDRGAYLATERDAKKAVFKSKSDRYKAVYGMLDTREGELADYSTIDAIYAVHILLEKHREKNRRVHPAFLDVTKA; encoded by the exons ATGTTAAGACGACGAGATTGCCGACTtttgcaggattcaaaagtcatccctacagacaaTGTGGCCGCCCAACATCATTTGCTCATCATGGACTTGAAAacctcccgtccaaggaagagacatccaaggactgaaacacaacgcatcaaatggtgggatgtgaaggatcgaaag gcggcaattcgtgagaaggaGCCGAAGTACAAGCTCAGGTGGAGGACACgccagcctgaagatcggggcGCTTACCTAGCGACGGAGAGGGatgctaagaaggcagtcttcAAGTCGAAGTCCGACCgttacaaggctgtgtacggcatgcttgataccagagaaggcgagctgGCA GACtacagcactatagatgctatctaTGCTGTCCATATccttctggagaaacatcgagagaagaatcGCCGTGTGCATCCTGCTTTTCTCGATGTCACGAAAGCTtag
- a CDS encoding hypothetical protein (NECATOR_CHRII.G6618.T3), whose translation MKLLQIIPLYVNHSHSGGAMLGCCGVQSSNDWKFTDTQLKLYSCFRSNYNVGCEKQIHSRISTDSQYLGAASMGVVLVEIIASFLAGYRAYNFAHPDDDQ comes from the exons ATGAAACTGTTGCAAATAATTCCTTTGTACGTGAACCATTCACATTCAGGAGGAGCTATG TTGGGCTGTTGCGGAGTACAAAGCTCGAACGACTGGAAGTTTACAGACACACAGCTGAAACTTTATTCCTGCTTTCGATCCAATTACAATGTC GGATGTGAAAAACAGATTCACTCACGAATTTCCACGGACTCACAGTACTTGGGAGCAGCGTCGATGGGTGTGGTCCTTGTTGAG ATTATCGCAAGCTTTCTGGCAGGATATCGAGCGTACAACTTTGCACATCCGGACGATGACCAATAG
- a CDS encoding hypothetical protein (NECATOR_CHRII.G6621.T1) — translation MMYGSETWAAPSTVMERLDCTERKLLRRLLGYFCPRICHNEDLYAEIDVVYRRMIRGKHQHLASPSEVAKVNRLRSFGHILRRPADRPVQRVLRSSSGSSWKKPPG, via the coding sequence atgatgtacggatcggagacttgggcagcaccatcaacggttatggagaggcttgactgtacggaacgaaagctgcttagacggctacttggctacttttgccCTAGgatatgtcacaatgaagatctttacgcagaaattgatgtggtataccggcggatgataCGTGGAAAACACCAACATCTTGCATCGCCATCggaagtggctaaagtaaatcgtcttcgctcctttggtcatatattaaggagaccggcagatcgccctgttcaacgagttctgaggagttcgtcgggttcgagctggaagaagccacctggctga
- a CDS encoding hypothetical protein (NECATOR_CHRII.G6621.T2): MYGSETWAAPSTVMERLDCTERKLLRRLLGYFCPRICHNEDLYAEIDVVYRRMIRGKHQHLASPSEVAKVNRLRSFGHILRRPADRPVQRVLRSSSGSSWKKPPG; the protein is encoded by the coding sequence atgtacggatcggagacttgggcagcaccatcaacggttatggagaggcttgactgtacggaacgaaagctgcttagacggctacttggctacttttgccCTAGgatatgtcacaatgaagatctttacgcagaaattgatgtggtataccggcggatgataCGTGGAAAACACCAACATCTTGCATCGCCATCggaagtggctaaagtaaatcgtcttcgctcctttggtcatatattaaggagaccggcagatcgccctgttcaacgagttctgaggagttcgtcgggttcgagctggaagaagccacctggctga